Proteins found in one Actinokineospora alba genomic segment:
- a CDS encoding GNAT family N-acetyltransferase, whose translation MSPYDIRQARETDLDGARGVMLDTFYREFGYGYRPEWHADAIDLRGAYLEPPRHALFVAAKGDEIVATTGVRAVAPASPPHPGWLAERYAGGATAQLFRVYVRPEHRRCGLARELVRAATEFVANEPTYSVLYLHTDTRVPGAEPFWRSIATEVYDNRDGDPIGFQTVHFEIPLGR comes from the coding sequence ATGAGCCCATACGACATCCGCCAGGCCCGCGAAACCGACCTCGACGGCGCCCGCGGCGTCATGCTCGACACTTTCTACCGCGAGTTCGGCTACGGCTACCGCCCCGAATGGCACGCCGACGCCATCGACCTGCGCGGTGCCTACCTGGAACCGCCGCGACACGCCCTTTTCGTTGCGGCGAAAGGTGACGAGATCGTCGCCACCACCGGCGTCCGCGCTGTCGCCCCCGCCAGCCCGCCGCACCCGGGGTGGCTGGCTGAGCGGTACGCGGGCGGGGCGACGGCGCAGCTGTTCCGGGTGTACGTGCGGCCGGAGCACCGGCGGTGTGGGCTGGCCCGGGAGTTGGTCCGGGCGGCCACCGAGTTCGTGGCGAACGAGCCGACGTACTCGGTGCTCTACCTGCACACGGACACGCGGGTGCCGGGGGCGGAGCCGTTCTGGCGGTCGATCGCCACGGAGGTGTACGACAACCGGGACGGCGACCCGATCGGGTTCCAGACGGTGCACTTCGAGATCCCACTGGGCCGCTAG
- a CDS encoding ABC transporter ATP-binding protein, giving the protein MTVVHVEGLRAETDTRTLVDGVSFALAAGRVLALVGESGSGKTTTGLALLGEHAAGVRVSGSVTVRGNAGFVPQHPSAALNPVRRIGAVFREIGDEAAIATALRRARVPAELLDRYPHQLSGGQQQRVVLAQILVREPAVIIADEPTTGQDAITRAEIVAELAEVARQGVAVVILTHDLEVVRALADEIVVLRAGRVVAAGPADEVLTSPRDDYTRALIEAQPQIQVPPAAADRGPRLQVRDLSARHRSAEVLHKVTVAAGVGECLGVVGRSGSGKTTLARCVVGLHSTWDGSILVDGVRPRLTQAQYVFQDARASFDEHRTVLDQISRTAVRLRGASKLEASALALDELAKVGVSAETARRRPAGLSGGELQRAALVRALLARPDVLVCDEITSGLDTITQAGLLDLLAGLPCTVVLISHDLGVVSRLADRIVVLDKGKVVEHGDAHDVLSDPQHPVTIGLLGHTIKEAHP; this is encoded by the coding sequence GTGACCGTCGTGCATGTGGAGGGTCTGCGCGCCGAGACGGACACCCGGACCCTGGTCGACGGGGTGAGTTTCGCGTTGGCGGCCGGGCGGGTGTTGGCGCTGGTCGGCGAGTCCGGCAGCGGGAAGACGACCACCGGGCTCGCGCTGCTGGGCGAGCACGCCGCCGGGGTGCGGGTCAGCGGAAGCGTGACCGTCCGCGGGAACGCGGGGTTCGTGCCGCAGCACCCGTCGGCCGCGCTCAACCCGGTTCGGCGGATCGGCGCGGTGTTCCGCGAGATCGGCGACGAAGCGGCGATCGCCACAGCGCTGCGGCGGGCTCGGGTGCCCGCGGAGTTGCTCGACCGGTATCCGCATCAGCTTTCCGGCGGACAGCAGCAGCGGGTCGTGCTGGCGCAGATTTTGGTCCGGGAACCGGCGGTGATCATCGCCGACGAGCCGACGACCGGCCAGGACGCCATCACCCGCGCGGAGATCGTCGCCGAGTTGGCGGAGGTCGCCCGGCAAGGCGTGGCGGTGGTGATCCTGACCCACGACCTCGAGGTGGTGCGGGCGCTGGCGGACGAGATCGTCGTGCTGCGGGCGGGTCGGGTAGTCGCGGCGGGCCCGGCCGACGAGGTGCTGACCTCGCCGCGCGACGACTACACGCGGGCGCTGATCGAGGCCCAGCCCCAGATCCAGGTGCCACCCGCCGCCGCGGACCGAGGGCCTCGGCTGCAAGTGCGGGACCTCAGCGCCCGGCACCGGTCGGCCGAGGTGCTGCACAAGGTGACGGTCGCGGCCGGCGTCGGCGAATGTCTCGGCGTGGTCGGCCGTTCCGGCAGTGGGAAGACCACCCTCGCCCGGTGCGTGGTGGGCCTGCACTCCACTTGGGACGGCTCAATTCTGGTCGACGGCGTCCGGCCCCGACTTACGCAGGCGCAGTACGTCTTCCAGGACGCGCGCGCTTCGTTCGACGAGCACCGTACGGTGCTGGACCAGATCTCCCGGACCGCCGTGCGCCTGCGTGGCGCCTCGAAGCTTGAGGCGTCCGCTCTCGCGTTGGACGAGTTGGCGAAAGTCGGCGTCAGCGCGGAGACAGCCAGGCGACGCCCGGCTGGCCTGTCCGGCGGCGAACTGCAGCGGGCCGCGCTCGTCCGGGCGCTGCTGGCCCGCCCGGACGTGCTGGTGTGCGACGAGATCACGTCCGGGCTGGACACCATCACCCAAGCAGGCCTGCTCGACCTGCTGGCAGGCTTACCCTGCACGGTCGTCCTGATCAGCCACGACCTCGGCGTCGTGTCCCGACTGGCCGACCGGATCGTCGTGCTGGACAAGGGGAAAGTCGTCGAACATGGCGACGCCCACGACGTCCTGAGCGACCCGCAACACCCCGTGACCATCGGCCTGCTCGGCCACACCATCAAGGAAGCGCACCCATGA
- a CDS encoding ABC transporter permease codes for MKRFGVGGLLIAVPLLLALLGPLFVPETQTRGAPFMPDHFLGTDFVGRDVWHQVLAGGQSVALVALLATAGAYVVGVPWGVLAATSRVRAVDELLMRPLDLLLAIPSLLVLILLATIAGQGIAVIVGIVTLINFPDVARISRAAALEIAGRPALEAMRLQGESWWRKSIVYIGRSMARTLAADVGVRLTGALYLVASASFLGIGVAPDAADWAVMVDRNRGGLFLQPLAVVVPALLIVALSIGLNLVFDKALRKEART; via the coding sequence ATGAAGCGGTTCGGGGTGGGTGGGCTGCTGATCGCGGTCCCGCTGCTGTTGGCACTGCTCGGGCCGCTGTTCGTGCCCGAGACGCAGACCCGGGGCGCGCCGTTCATGCCGGACCACTTCCTGGGCACCGACTTCGTCGGGCGGGACGTGTGGCACCAGGTGCTGGCAGGCGGCCAGTCGGTGGCCCTGGTGGCGCTGCTGGCCACGGCGGGCGCGTACGTCGTCGGTGTGCCGTGGGGTGTGCTGGCGGCGACGTCACGGGTGCGGGCGGTCGACGAGCTCCTGATGCGGCCGTTGGATCTGCTGTTGGCGATCCCGTCGCTGCTGGTGCTGATCCTGCTGGCCACGATCGCCGGACAGGGCATCGCGGTGATCGTCGGCATCGTGACGCTGATCAACTTTCCTGATGTCGCGCGGATCTCCCGGGCGGCTGCCTTGGAGATCGCCGGGCGGCCCGCACTGGAGGCGATGCGGTTGCAAGGCGAGTCATGGTGGCGGAAATCGATCGTCTACATCGGACGGTCCATGGCGCGCACGCTCGCGGCGGACGTGGGTGTCCGGCTGACCGGCGCGCTGTACCTGGTGGCGTCGGCGAGCTTCCTCGGGATCGGGGTGGCGCCGGACGCGGCGGACTGGGCGGTGATGGTCGACCGCAACCGCGGCGGGCTGTTCCTGCAGCCGCTGGCCGTCGTGGTCCCCGCGCTGCTGATCGTGGCTCTGTCGATCGGGCTGAACCTGGTGTTCGACAAGGCTTTGCGGAAGGAGGCGCGGACGTGA
- a CDS encoding ABC transporter permease: MSLGRYAVKRLAFGVIQVIAVATVVFLLVQALPGDAAVALAGDDPNPERIEQIRTVMGLDRPPLERFGAWLWGLAHLDLGVSIVSGRPVSAFLSNGLAPTAVLAVLTLVLLVPLSVMVGVLAALREGSRLDRVLTSISVGLHSIPEFALAVVLIALFGVQLAWLPPTAVGVGGDLLGHPEVLVLPLVVLLARPICSISRLVRAGMIEALSSDYVRHARRLGLSVGRVRFAHALPNALAPAVQQVARTTDWLLGGVIVVEAVFVIPGLGTTLVDAVASRDLPVVQGLAVVFAVTTVAVNLIADLVAFRLSPRAVGIR, encoded by the coding sequence GTGAGTCTGGGCCGCTACGCGGTGAAACGGCTGGCCTTCGGGGTCATCCAGGTCATCGCCGTCGCCACCGTGGTGTTCCTCCTGGTGCAGGCCTTGCCGGGGGACGCCGCGGTGGCGCTCGCCGGGGACGACCCGAACCCGGAGCGGATCGAGCAGATCCGGACCGTGATGGGTCTCGACCGGCCGCCGCTGGAACGGTTCGGCGCGTGGCTGTGGGGCTTGGCGCACCTGGACCTCGGGGTCTCGATCGTCTCCGGCAGACCGGTCTCGGCGTTCCTCTCCAACGGTCTCGCACCGACGGCGGTCCTCGCGGTGCTGACTCTGGTGCTGCTGGTTCCGCTGTCGGTCATGGTCGGGGTGCTGGCGGCGCTGCGGGAGGGCAGCAGGCTGGACCGGGTGCTGACGTCGATCAGCGTGGGGCTGCACTCGATTCCGGAGTTCGCGCTGGCGGTGGTGCTGATCGCACTGTTCGGCGTGCAGCTCGCTTGGCTCCCGCCGACCGCTGTCGGGGTCGGCGGAGACCTGCTGGGACACCCTGAGGTGCTGGTGCTGCCGCTGGTCGTGCTGCTGGCCCGGCCGATCTGCTCGATCAGCAGGCTGGTGCGCGCGGGCATGATCGAGGCGCTGTCGTCGGACTACGTGCGCCACGCGCGCAGGCTGGGGCTCAGTGTCGGCCGGGTCCGGTTCGCGCACGCGCTGCCGAACGCGCTCGCGCCCGCCGTCCAGCAGGTCGCGCGGACCACGGACTGGCTCCTCGGCGGGGTGATCGTGGTGGAGGCGGTGTTCGTCATCCCGGGGCTTGGCACCACGCTCGTGGACGCGGTCGCGAGCCGTGATCTCCCGGTGGTGCAAGGGCTCGCGGTGGTGTTCGCGGTGACCACGGTCGCGGTGAACCTGATCGCCGACCTCGTCGCGTTCCGGCTCTCGCCGCGGGCGGTGGGCATCCGATGA
- a CDS encoding ABC transporter substrate-binding protein, producing the protein MTHFPELSRRGFLAITAGLSAAGLVGCSTPSATTAAPKAGGRLRAAFAGGGAKEVLDPHLANLFVEAARSKAMFDKLADLGADVSAQPRLAEKWEPNGDLTRWRITLRQAVFHDGKPVRAQDVLASYARILDPKRAFRAKSSLSLIDLANSKAIDDRTVEFALKRPFVEFPNALAAFGTYIVPEGTEDFTKPVGSGPFSFVSFEPGKSVLLKKNAQYWEGAPHLDELQFVIANEESARTNALLGGQVEYAHDLTPTTARAHGASDRMTIVRSPNSAVQAFAMKLDRAPFNNPDLREAMFLLADRPQLVESTLAGSGQIGNDLFGKGSQYYAGDIPQRTRDLDKAKHLIRKAGAEGMTIKLDTSTAAAGMVEAATIFADQVKGSGLTIEVVTGNKDTYWADTLKNGSMSSFRSGAMPIETHIAQRLLSTSGTNVTKWTRPEFDALYQKAVSTADEKARGAVYAEMQRSLHAEGGYLMWGFADWIVGTARNVSGVATAPANTLDWARFDKVWLG; encoded by the coding sequence ATGACCCACTTCCCCGAACTCAGCCGCCGCGGCTTCCTCGCCATCACCGCCGGGCTCTCCGCTGCCGGCCTCGTGGGCTGCTCGACACCGTCGGCCACCACGGCCGCCCCGAAAGCGGGCGGGCGACTACGGGCCGCGTTCGCGGGCGGCGGCGCCAAGGAGGTCCTCGACCCGCACCTGGCGAACCTGTTCGTCGAGGCGGCACGGTCGAAGGCGATGTTCGACAAGCTCGCCGACCTCGGCGCCGACGTCTCCGCGCAGCCGCGCCTGGCCGAGAAGTGGGAGCCCAACGGCGACCTGACCCGCTGGCGGATCACGCTGCGCCAGGCCGTGTTCCACGACGGCAAGCCGGTGCGCGCGCAGGACGTGCTCGCCAGCTACGCCCGCATCCTCGACCCCAAGCGCGCCTTCCGGGCCAAGTCGAGCCTGTCGCTGATCGACCTGGCGAACAGCAAGGCGATCGACGACCGGACCGTCGAGTTCGCCCTCAAGCGGCCGTTCGTCGAATTCCCCAACGCGCTCGCCGCCTTCGGCACCTACATCGTCCCCGAGGGCACCGAGGACTTCACCAAACCGGTCGGCTCAGGCCCGTTCAGCTTCGTCTCGTTCGAGCCGGGCAAGTCCGTACTGCTCAAGAAGAACGCGCAGTACTGGGAGGGTGCCCCGCACCTCGACGAGCTGCAGTTCGTGATCGCCAACGAGGAGTCGGCGCGGACGAACGCGCTGCTCGGCGGGCAGGTCGAGTACGCCCACGACCTCACCCCGACCACCGCCCGGGCCCACGGCGCGAGTGACCGGATGACGATCGTCCGCTCCCCCAACAGCGCGGTGCAAGCGTTTGCGATGAAGCTCGACCGGGCGCCTTTCAACAACCCGGACCTGCGCGAGGCGATGTTCCTGCTGGCCGACCGGCCGCAGTTGGTCGAGTCGACCCTGGCGGGTAGCGGGCAGATCGGCAACGACCTGTTCGGCAAGGGCTCGCAGTACTACGCCGGCGACATCCCGCAGCGCACGCGCGACCTGGACAAGGCCAAGCACCTGATCCGCAAGGCGGGCGCCGAGGGCATGACCATCAAACTCGACACGTCCACCGCCGCGGCCGGGATGGTCGAGGCGGCCACGATCTTCGCCGACCAGGTCAAGGGATCCGGGCTGACGATCGAGGTCGTCACCGGCAACAAGGACACCTACTGGGCCGACACGCTCAAGAACGGCTCCATGTCGAGCTTCCGCTCCGGCGCGATGCCGATCGAGACGCACATCGCGCAGCGGCTGCTCAGCACGTCGGGAACCAACGTCACCAAGTGGACCCGGCCCGAGTTCGACGCGCTGTACCAGAAGGCGGTGTCCACGGCGGACGAGAAGGCGCGCGGCGCGGTGTACGCGGAGATGCAGCGCTCGCTGCACGCCGAGGGCGGCTACCTGATGTGGGGCTTCGCGGACTGGATCGTCGGCACCGCCCGCAACGTCAGCGGTGTGGCGACCGCGCCGGCGAACACGCTGGACTGGGCGAGGTTCGACAAGGTGTGGCTCGGGTGA
- a CDS encoding class I SAM-dependent methyltransferase has protein sequence MNLLTDNPELYEQQFPDPDHVAARFVHDLVTRFDGGNKLLDIGCGTGRDAGYLARNGYQATGLDSSEAMVEHARRHHEQVDFVVGDMRSFALGRTVDVITCLDSAFLYCHTNADLSAFLTRCREHLTPGGLLVAEMRNGAFFLGNTELLHDTRTRTVTWQGVDYTSHTTLWIDHAAQLLRRRRDWTWTGRTEPLVQRSAWRLLFPQELRLLLDLAGFDVLALFDEPGPRTDTPWTPDAELGGSLSGDRLHVVARLRPHH, from the coding sequence ATGAACCTGCTCACCGACAACCCCGAGCTTTACGAACAGCAGTTCCCGGACCCGGACCACGTCGCTGCCCGGTTCGTCCACGACCTCGTCACCCGCTTCGACGGCGGCAACAAGCTCCTGGACATCGGCTGCGGGACCGGCCGCGACGCGGGCTACCTGGCCCGAAACGGCTACCAGGCAACCGGCCTCGACAGCTCCGAGGCGATGGTCGAGCACGCCCGCCGCCACCACGAGCAGGTCGACTTCGTCGTCGGCGACATGCGCTCCTTCGCGCTGGGCCGCACGGTCGACGTCATCACCTGCCTGGACAGCGCCTTCCTCTACTGCCACACCAACGCCGACCTCAGCGCGTTCCTCACCCGCTGCCGCGAACACCTCACCCCAGGCGGCCTGCTCGTCGCCGAGATGCGCAACGGCGCCTTCTTCCTCGGCAACACCGAGCTGCTCCACGACACCCGCACCCGAACGGTGACGTGGCAAGGCGTCGACTACACCTCCCACACCACCCTGTGGATCGACCACGCCGCCCAACTCCTGCGCCGCCGACGCGACTGGACCTGGACCGGCCGCACCGAGCCGCTGGTCCAACGCTCCGCGTGGCGACTGCTGTTCCCCCAGGAACTCCGCCTCCTGCTCGACCTCGCCGGATTCGACGTGCTCGCCCTGTTCGACGAACCGGGACCGCGCACGGACACCCCGTGGACGCCGGACGCCGAGCTCGGGGGCTCGCTGTCCGGTGACCGCCTGCACGTCGTGGCGCGCCTGCGCCCGCACCACTGA